The DNA region cagggaacggaggttacgacagtaaccgagacattccccttctgtcactcactcgacgttgtgtcgatatagtgacactaggggtccctatacaaaacgccacaactaactgaactgtgttacatggtcTGGctgtgcgagatgggcagacctctgcgtgcctcgtagccagtgcgcccagccgtcacgtaacctcccccaacgaggacaagtcgactgcccccGGCTGACCCAGCCACAgcctcttctcttttttcaccccaaaaggaacaaaatcgttcagctgggggccatatagggtCCTTTCATCgggaggtgtccctcccaaggggaggacaccggtgagaccacaccccgcccggagggggggcatttgagtggaaatacatcacatggtcttaccgagactTGTCGAAAgcatctcatgtggagaagtcccgtggtaggtcctacccgaggggggaggagttctacaaacatggtgaccgggggcagagagacctctgtccaaggaagattcagtttaccaacagggaaacttttttgcagaagatacatcacacggggttatgAATGGGCaaacagcgcatgtggagcacctactccagtacagggcctagttagcacatgtactgggccggcagcaagtttctctgtaaactcacctgccacagggctaaggaggaaggacatccagggtccacgacttcgtgaacacgactaggggtaaaaagcgcacatcttcacctcaggggaggaggaaggtgctatgcgcaagcggtacacccggccagctgtcccggaacttaacTGTTCGTacatgacaacacatgggacgagactggctcaacccggagattatagaatctcgcaaaggtgttgggtgttgcccagcccgctgctctgcagatgtctgctaaagaggcgccattggtcagagcccaggaggccggcacactcctagtagagtgggctcgtagccccaagggtgGCGGCACGTcatgggtgtgatatgccatagcgattgTGTCAGTggcccagtgggtgatcctctgtttggagacagcgctccctttccgctgtccaccaaagcagacaaagagctgctcggagctcctaaagctctgcgtgtgatccaaatagatgcgcaaagcacgcaccggacacagcaatgccaaggctgggtctgcctcctcctggggcagcacttgcaggttcaccacctgatccctaaacggggtcgtgggaaccttgggcacatagcccggtcattTTTCAAGCAGAAGTTCTGGACATGGGGTAACAAGTTCATGGCAAGATGCagtttgcatttgattttctcgaaaaaacgtcactggttggacagttttttattatcattattttatatgAGCTCTATagtttaggtttcataatttagtataggcatcggCAAATagccaattttggaatgcccaattcccaatgcgctctaagtcttcgtggttgtgtagtgactcgcctcaatccaggtggcggaggacgaatctcagttgcctccatgtctgagtccatcaatccacacattttatcatgtggtttgttgagcgtgttacatgcacaactcgccacgtgccccaccgagagcaagaaccacacgatatagcaaccacgaggaggttaccccatgtgactctaccctccctagcaaccgggccaatttgattgcttaggatacctggctggcgtcactcagcacaccctggattcgaactcgtgactccaggggtggtagtcagcattaatactcgctgagcaggccccaaaaaaattcattttaatgacttcaacctaagtgtatgtaaacttctgacttcaactgtatatattataataataattctctcgcTGCTCACAATAACGTACAGATTATGAGaagcaaaataaacatattcagaacagaaacaaatccctcaaaaggcaataataacttttttgaattattttatttaaaatagtaaaggtaaatatgctgttgtgttaTCTATTAAGAAAAAAGTGTCTGAAACAGTCTTTGTTTCATAGAATataatggtgttcttttatcattttcagatttacccgcCCCTGTTTGTCTTCTaaaagtaaacaaactgtggttgctcgTTTTACATcaccatcagacaatctcttcttatccaagtaAGCCGTAATAAGCAGCCAGTAGATGCTggtaatgcactattttagtttgtgatctgccgttacaaaagaagaagaagaaatacactgcctgattctgatcagcagtCAGAATACATTGTAAAGGTCCAGGTATACTTCACTTTGCACATTCCGTTCAATCTCGTGAACAGTCGTGTGCGCACAGCTTTGAAAGTTTACCTCATGCGGATGAGCGCGAATGGACACATTCAACACATGCGCAGTACAATTGCTTTCTATATGCTACCATACATTAGAGGGCAGCGCTGAGTCGTGTCATTTACAGTGGAACACGGACaggcgaagtatactttgggcttaagttcATCAGATGTTTTGTCAACAGaagtttggcttctacgcaataaAGAGGGCTATTAGTTATAAACTGACCAAAACGTGACGTAGCGTTTGGTCgcgctacaccgctacttgctgaAAAAAGTAATTCGTTACaggaaaagctactctgttttaaaagcagctgagctactgtcaagctactgaaaaatgtatttaagttagtagcgtcgctacttgtagttagctactccccaacactgacttCAGCTTTGACACTGGAACCACACATGAAGTTTTCAAAAGCTGGGGCACCTTGCCCAGTACAAGACAGAGGGAGAAGAGATGCTGCAGTACTCCAGAGAGCTGGTCAGCAGCTGGTCAGGGCCTTATTGCATCAGGCCTCACTTTGTCTTTGTTAGGTTGAGTTGAAGGTGGCATACCTTCATCCCATATCTGAGATGTCTGAAATGCTTGCAGAGATTTGTGCAGAGACCATGGGGTTGTCAGGCTGGACTACAGGTACAGTTGCATATCATTTGTGTAGCAGTAGTAGGAAAAGCTATGTGCCTAAAAGACTGGACCAAGTGAAGTTCtgttaaagaagaagaagaattggttagctgatgtgacttggacaccccTCACTTCCAAAATAGGAAGGATTTCTAAACTTTCCAATTTCGAGAGAGTGGACTGAAAGATCTGGTATTTCACTGTGTCGAAAATGCCCGATAGGTCTTGCAGAATGAGTAAAAGACTGCATTATAGTCACCGCACACATACTATCTATTCTATCAAAATgacctgtcctctctctctctgtgcagatACACCAAGCTGAAAACTGCCACCAATATCTACATCTTCAACATGGCTCTGGCAGATGCCCTGGCCACCAGTACACTTCCATTCCAGAGCGCCAAGTACCTAATGAACACCTGGCCATTTGGAGAGTTTCTGTGTAAAATGGTCATAGCCATTGACTACTATAACATGTTTACCAGTATCTTCACCCTCACAATGATGAGTGTGGACCGTTACATCGCAGTGTGCCACCCTGTGAGGGCACTGGAGTTTCGGACCCCAATTAAGGCCAAAATCATCAACGTGTGCATCTGGATGCTCTCCTCTGCTGTTGGAGTGCCAATCATGATCATGGCTGTTACCAAAGTGACGAACCAAGGTGAATAAGCATCTTTAAAAGATCCTTCCTCTACATGTTTGTAACAACTAATTGAATTTGTTGGATGAATACACTTAATATGTTTTGTTTCCATACATGTTTAGGGAAGTTCACCTGTTTAAATGTATTCCCTAACAGGGACAACTATCTGCATGCTGAAATTCCCTGATCCCGACTGGTACTGGGATACAGTGACGAAAATCTGTGTGTTTATCTTTGCATTTGTGATACCAGTGCTAGTCATCACAATCTGCTATGGTCTGATGATCCTACGCTTGAGGAGTGTCCGTCTTCTCTCAGGCACAAAGGAGAAGGACAGGAACATGCGTCGTATCACTCGAATGGTCTTGGTAGTGGTGGCTGCCTTCATCATCTGCTGGACACCTATCCACATCTTTATCATTGTCAAAACACTCGTAGACATCAACCAGAAGAACCCCTTTGTGATTGCCAGCTGGCACCTGTGCATCGCGCTTGGCTATACTAACAGCAGCCTCAATCCAGTCCTCTATGCTTTCTTGGATGAAAACTTCAAGAGATGCTTCAGAGATTTCTGTCCACCGTTCCGAACCAGAGCTGGCCAGAATACTCTCAACCGAGCCAGGAATGCCACAAGGGAGCCTGTGTCCGTTTGTGCTCCTTCAGAGGCAGAGAAGAAGCCGGTATGACTAGGCCTGGAGAGGATCCCACAGGGGTCCCAGTCCAGAAGAGTTCAGCAGGACCTACAGTCTGAGGTCACCCAAATCTCTACAACTGAATTCTAACAAAATGAAAGAGCCATTTCCAACACAAGGGAAAGTATACAACTGAATAGTACTCAATGCTATCTTGTTGTAATTATTACTTCAGAAGGTTGCCAGGGCTCCTCTTTCACACTGTTCATTACTTACTTTGGATTGTGGATTGGCCCCCAATATTCTGTTGTAAGATGACCTTAATCAACCTTAAACACAATATTGAGGCCAATATTCTCCTATGAGGCCAATGTTCTTCGACAATACATTAAAACATGGCACATTTTCTCAACTTTAGGGTCTGGTGGACTGTCAGGGTCTGACATCATACTGACACTGAGGAAATAACTTTTATGTGAATGAAGGACCGTGCATTGAAAGAGTCTGCAAACAATGTTTCAATTTATTCATAGTCAGTAAACAAATAAGTGCAGATACATCAGAAAATGAAATCTGGCACAGGATACAAAAGCAAATAGTAGAGAAGTGGTCCAATTGGAGGACGCTCATGctgaatcattatatatttaatttcttcTATATCTAAGAGATTGGACTGGCAGAGGACTAGCCTTggggaaataaaatatgtaaaaacttTGCAACTTGCCACAATTCTCTATTAACCCCCAGTGACTGTAACTGTAGGGAATGATAGGCAAATATGTGTTGTGATATGCAGACCAGAGAGTATATGGCAGTTTGTCTGAACTTCATTCAAGTAAAACAGACAcacaatttatgtaaaaaaaaaaaaaaaaaaagttttttgttttagtggaACATAAAACACATGGAACACTTGGAACTGATTTCTGGATGTCTTGAATTTGGTCTGTAAAAATGAAATTAgtcaatgaatatatatatatatatatatatatatatatatatatatatatatatatatatatataatcaagtcATTGCTTATGTTCTAGCTTTGATATTCCTTTAGAATCAGCAGGTGCAAATTATATATGAATGTGCTTTTACAGATctgcaaataattttatttctacatttttctttttttgttgttggcagttccatttttgttcagttccatttaaaatgaaccaTTTCCAGAGATAGTTGCTCAGTTAGAGAGGTGAATTTTTTTGGTAAATTAAATACCCCATAAATGCGAGGGGGATTTTAATTTCACTACATCTCCTGAGTTGGCTAACTGGAATGGCTTTTGATCTTAACCTAAAATAACATACTAGATGAATTAAAACTAATTGGTTTTGATGCTTTGCCTCTGGAGTATTTTCGATTTTGTACAAACTCATAGAGTCACTTGTTTTAATACTGATATGTTTTAAAACTGATAATTGTACTGAGCTGTAGTTTTGGTCATGCAAAGTGATTTTTGTCAAATCATGTTTGTGTTGCATTTTGAAGaatgaaacacacaaaaaaagagttTTTAATATACTATGAACTGTAGAGGACAGGTAAAGTTGGGAATATCTGAAGATATATGATCAGATCTGTTCATGAAGAATACAAGGTACTAAAGTGTCAATGCTCTCAAagagaaaaacataaaaacatcataatCTTTATCAGAAGAATTATGAACTCatgatacagtatattcagtTCTGCTTACTTTTTTCTGACTCTATTTTTCTTGGCAGTTAATAGAATATTCAGTCTTATTGCTGGGTTTGTTAAATTCTTGAATAGTTGCTTTCAAATGCTGATTTTTAATTGATCCAAATATAACAAATAATCCCATTTCTGTTATCTCTGCTAGGGTTGTTTTATGTCTGGCTGTACAGAAGGCATTTGTGTCATTATGCTTCTCTAGGCTGTTTGTGCTTCAGTGCTCAGTGTGTAATTGCGTGAAGTCTGCAGGACATACTGTAATTGTAAATGTCTTATTAGTTTCCAGAAGACTTGATTATATTGTATAAAtcattgtaaatataaatatccAATAAAATAAAAGCCTCTGCTAATATTCTTTTGACTAATAGTAGTTGGTAACTCTGTCAATGAAACTTCCTGATTCTAAATACTCATTGTTTCTCACTTAGACAAGCTTCACTGAATGTTTAAAGAAATTAAACATAGGAATGAATTAGAGATTTTATTCATGGTTTTATGAACAAATCTGCATTATGCTGTTTATTAGATTTTATGTTGTACGTTGATGTGCTCATTTGTCTTCACTGATATTTCTGCTGTTGAAATGGCCTTATCATTCCTACATGGGCTGAAATGTTTTGTGAcattgcaaaatatattttatcttcCATTTATTGCTATTAAATGCAGAGACCGCAAATCAAGGAAATCACTTATCACAGTCAACAGAAAAGAGAAAGCTTCACAAGCGATAACTTCCTGTCAACTCTACTATAACTatgaagaaatatttaaatgaattgacAATATGTTAGTAACATTAATTTACtctggagcaaatgtaggtgtctttTGTGATGTTTTACATGTTCAGTTGCATGAGGGCTGACACATTGTTAAGTCCAAAGAATCCACTTcaagatttattttaaaataaaaaaaaaggtgaaaaaaaaaaaaaaaaacccacacccTATCAATCTGGTTTCCTATTATTTCCCTATTTTACTGTATTTAACTTCTGAACTAGACTTTCGTACACTATATTACTaagtttttaaccctttaaagcctgacagaaataataataatctgaattttttttatttttattattattattgaactgTTCTTTGGACCtacagacaaataataaaaatgttatttaaaattatcTTAGCCCATACTTGCCACATTCGTAAATCTCGAGATATCTTAAGAGGAGTCCCTGGGTTTTTTCAGAGATTTCAAAATGTTTGGGAATTTAGCCATGAAAACACTCTCCTTGgtctatatatactgtgtgtgtgtgtgtgtgtgtgtatatatatatatatatatatatatatatatatatatatatatatatacacacacacactgtatagggatgtcccgatagcGATACTGGTATCGGGTCCGATATCACACTCATGTACTAGTACCTGTACTcctaaaaatgctccaataccaaaaaccgataccatctggcGTACGAATGTCAGTGCGTAGACATTCAGCCCACaagttaaaatcacattatgtcctagtgagatcaGTGTTGCTAATTTAGCATCTTTGTCACTAAATTGGCATTTGAGTGTATATAtctcagtgtatatatatatatatatatatgtgtatatatatgtgtatatatatgtctttatgactcagtgattgtattcataaattgtttgatcttactgaacatttatatagaaaaaaatccacagttttagcatcatttgtggacttttcagatggttccttaccacaccctccacagtattagcacagtTTTtacacaatgtgtggacttttcagacggtccctacCCACATAGGCAAattctgaccagcttaaatatgggacaaatcgcatcctgtattgattcgatacgggacacataattttatctttaaatacgggatgatcccATATTTGCGGGCGCCCCCTGGCTGCCGCCAGCAAGGTGCCACCCTAGGTggctgcccatgttgcccatgcctaaatacACCCCTGTCTgttatgcagcattttatttgacaaaatataactacaatgttgtatttttgattgtgctgtgaggttctgtatataagcacttcatttgataaaaaaaaataatacgatattatgttgaaaatgtattgttatattttcatttgattcaagttttaatgaattcatttatttaaacaccatcttgatgataaaatgtaaataaactgttgatatggatttcagaaaaaaagaaaagaaaaaaagaaaaccggTATCGGACTCGGTATTGACTAAAAAGGAGGTATttgtacttgtacttttactcgttctaaaaaaaaattaaaaaaaaaacatggtatcgggacatccctattaaaacgtgtttttttttgttttgtttttttgtcattggtcatgtttgttttgcattttgaagaaagacaaaaaatattttttaatatactaTGAACTGTAGAGGACAGGAAAAGTCGGGAATATCTGCTCATGAAGAATACAAGGTACTAAAATGTCAATGCTGTCAAAGAGAAAAACATCATAATCTTTATCAGAAGAATTATGAAATCgcaatacagtatattcaattcTGCTTACTTTTTTTATTCCGTTTTTCTTGACAGTTAATAGAAAATTCAGTCTCATTGCTGGGTTTGTTAAATTCTTGAGTAGTTGCTTTCAAATGCtgatttgttgttattatttttatttatttatttatttttttatcatttttattattattatttttaattgatcCAAATATAACAAAGAGTCCCATTTCTGTTATCTCTCTTTGGGTTGTTTTATGTCTGGCTGTACAGAAGGCATTTGTGTCATTATGCTTCTCTAGGCTGGTTGTGCTTCAGTGCTCAGTGTGTAATTGCATCAAGTCTGCAGGACATACTGTAATTGTAAAATGTCTTATTAGTTTCCAGAAGACTTGATTATGTTGTATAAATCATTGTAAagataaatattcaataaaataaaagccTCTGCCTAAATCCACCCTTGTCTGTTatacagcactttatttgacaaaatataactccaatgttgtatttaggattgtgctgagaggttctgtatataagcacttcatttgataaatttatttatttatttttttaaatacgatattatgttgaaaatgtattgttatattttcaGTTGATTCAAGTttcaatgaattcatttatttaaacaccattttgatgataaaacttaaataaactgttgatatggatttcagaaaaaaaaaaaaaaaaatggaatcgtGACATCCCTATTAAAAACTGTTTCCAAACACTAGTTGAAGTTTTTCTCTATTAATTGTGAGGGGCACTATCTTCTATTACCTTAAAGTTGCTACCAGCTTATTAATTAGGACTTCACTCAGGTGGATGAGACCATGAATTAAATGAGGGTTATTTACACAGACGAATAAGATAAATGAAATGAACAAACACTTGAGCATTATCTTAAAGCAACACAAATTTCTAGGCAAAACAATTGCATCATCCATTGTGCACTTCACATCAAAGTGCAAGAGGTAACGCATTCTGAGAGTATCCATATATTACTTCATTCTATTGAATAATGAGGCCAGTCTAACAGGAGAAATCTGAAAGacaatactgtaaatataaatgaatgatgCAAACGTCATGCACGACATGTTACTATTGTACCACACATAGGCTAGCTTATGTGTATTTTAGAACCCCTGTGAATGGGTGAGCCTTGTTTGTGTAATATCTTTTCAGAAAGCTAAACAATGCTGTGAATGAGCCCTTGCTTGGATTGCCCCTTGCAAAAGGCAGGCATGGTTGTGCAATGCCCCTGCAAATGTATGAAACAACATTTGTGTTTGAGCCCTACGATAAGGGCGATGTCGTTTGTGCAGTGCCCCTGCTGGAGGACAAAAGACGTTTTGCTTTTGCATTTCAGCCCTATATAAGTGTGATGctgtttgtgcaatacctttgtTTGTGCAATAAAAGAATAGCAACATTTTGCATTTGAAcactgtggggatgggggcgtggtcatgtgtctgtctgcaggagagggaaagtggtaaggcttgtcacctgggttgtagttatctctaacacctgtctcttgttatagtgatggcagatggagacctgaaaaggcacaccagtgcatcagtttgggagagagagcgaTCCGAGAGCATGGTGTCGGTGTGTACTTAAAGGTTTATGTTATCTTATTGAGTGTTGTGAAGAATCTACATGAACTGAGTGTTTTTAAAGCAGCAAACAATACAAGTcactgaaggcagaaaataaaagattTGCCTGaactgcttcattgtctcctgactcctccattgcccgaaGAACCGAACTTGCCACAAACACATTTTGCGTTTGAGCCCTACGATGAGGGTGAGAAATAtttgtgcaatacccctgcaaagataaacaatgctTTGCCATGTGAAGGGAATTTAAATGTTATATAAACGGCATTTGTGGGTTCATAAGACTCTTAAAAGCACACCTGAGACATGCCTAGACagtacatttgtgctgcttagaaGATGTACTGAGCCGACAGTAGGAAACACACCGTGGTTGAGGTGTAGTGGGATGCTTAGTCGCACAGCAGAAGGCAAGCTGCAGTTGCAGCACCTGGACGGCAAATTTGCACTGCCAGAAGTTTGCACTGCCAGCACTGTTTTTATCCCAATAAAGTCATGCAAAtaccttacttacctgctactacATGTTACTGCCCTGACCATGAGCACATGTAGTGAACACAAATGTTGATGAACTAATGTAGAGAGCATGAGTGGGGTGCTTATGTTTTGACCAGCAGATGCAGAAATGAACTGTATGCAGAAACTTCAGTAATGCAGCTGAAGTgcgtctccactctcccctgagggtaacctgttgtgacagc from Myxocyprinus asiaticus isolate MX2 ecotype Aquarium Trade chromosome 30, UBuf_Myxa_2, whole genome shotgun sequence includes:
- the LOC127420741 gene encoding delta-type opioid receptor-like isoform X1, translated to MEPSVIPGDEMPDIYSINPFNITFPDEVMGFVPDGRNYTEPNPVKSPAGIIVAISITALYSVICVVGLLGNILVMYGVVRYTKLKTATNIYIFNMALADALATSTLPFQSAKYLMNTWPFGEFLCKMVIAIDYYNMFTSIFTLTMMSVDRYIAVCHPVRALEFRTPIKAKIINVCIWMLSSAVGVPIMIMAVTKVTNQGTTICMLKFPDPDWYWDTVTKICVFIFAFVIPVLVITICYGLMILRLRSVRLLSGTKEKDRNMRRITRMVLVVVAAFIICWTPIHIFIIVKTLVDINQKNPFVIASWHLCIALGYTNSSLNPVLYAFLDENFKRCFRDFCPPFRTRAGQNTLNRARNATREPVSVCAPSEAEKKPV
- the LOC127420741 gene encoding delta-type opioid receptor-like isoform X2, with product MEPSVIPGDEMPDIYSINPFNITFPDEVMGFVPDGRNYTEPNPVKSPAGIIVAISITALYSVICVVGLLGNILVMYGVVRYTKLKTATNIYIFNMALADALATSTLPFQSAKYLMNTWPFGEFLCKMVIAIDYYNMFTSIFTLTMMSVDRYIAVCHPVRALEFRTPIKAKIINVCIWMLSSAVGVPIMIMAVTKVTNQVLVITICYGLMILRLRSVRLLSGTKEKDRNMRRITRMVLVVVAAFIICWTPIHIFIIVKTLVDINQKNPFVIASWHLCIALGYTNSSLNPVLYAFLDENFKRCFRDFCPPFRTRAGQNTLNRARNATREPVSVCAPSEAEKKPV